A genome region from Apus apus isolate bApuApu2 chromosome 2, bApuApu2.pri.cur, whole genome shotgun sequence includes the following:
- the PTPN2 gene encoding tyrosine-protein phosphatase non-receptor type 2 isoform X6: MVWQQQTKAVVMLNRIVEKESVKCAQYWPTKEEEVMTFSETGFRVRLVSEDVKSYYTVHLLQLENINVSFSLPSGESRMIFHFHYTTWPDFGVPESPASFLNFLFKVRESGSLSSEHGPAVVHCSAGIGRSGTFSLVDTCLVLMEKKDPFSVDIKKVLLDMRKYRMGLIQTPDQLRFSYMAVIEGAKFIMGDSTIQKRWKELSKEDQAPTSEQSPPHPTKITMEKYNGNSIALESKDHMEKINADLSTKVQDIAGENIESAVRKRLREDRKANTAQKLQQMKQKLNETERKRKRWLYWKPILTKIGFGTLILVGAFFCWKIYFQEHSL; encoded by the exons ATGGTATGgcaacaacaaaccaaagcagTTGTCATGCTGAACAGAATTGTCGAAAAAGAATCG GTGAAGTGTGCACAGTACTGGCCaacaaaagaagaggaagttATGACATTCAGTGAAACAGGGTTCCGTGTGAGGCTAGTATCGGAAGACGTCAAATCCTATTACACAGTACATCTACTGCAATTAGAAAATATCAACGTAAGCTTTTCTCTGCCG agTGGTGAGTCCAGGatgatatttcattttcattatacTACATGGCCAGACTTTGGAGTTCCTGAGTCCCCAGCTTCATTCCTGAACTTCCTGTTTAAAGTCAGAGAGTCTGGCTCCCTGAGTTCTGAACACGGACCTGCAGTAGTTCACTGCAGTGCAGGGATAGGACGTTCTGGCACGTTTTCTTTAGTAGACACTTGTCTTGTTCTG atggagaaaaaagaCCCATTTTCTGTAGATATTAAGAAGGTATTACTGGATATGAGAAAATATCGAATGGGACTTATTCAGACTCCTGATCAACTAAGATTTTCATATATGGCTGTAATAGAAGGAGCAAAATTTATAATGGGGGATTCAACTATACAG AAACGGTGGAAGGAGCTCTCTAAGGAGGACCAAGCACCAACTTCTGAGCAGTCTCCTCCACACCCAACCAAAATAACCATGGAGAAGTACAATGGGAACAGCATAGCCCTGGAGAGCAAAGATCatatggagaaaataaatgctgacCTGTCCACTAAAGTTCAAGATATCGCAGGTGAAAACATCGAAAG tgCTGTCCGAAAACGACTGCGAGAGGATCGAAAAGCTAATACagcacagaagctgcagcagatgaAGCAGAAGCTAAAtgagactgaaagaaaaagaaaaaggtggttATATTGGAAACCTATTCTCACTAAGATTGGGTTTGGTACACTGATTTTAGTTGGCGcttttttttgctggaaaatatattttcaagaaCATTCCTTGTAA